A window of the Brassica napus cultivar Da-Ae chromosome C5, Da-Ae, whole genome shotgun sequence genome harbors these coding sequences:
- the LOC106379315 gene encoding FBD-associated F-box protein At5g27750-like: MSGRDRLSALPESLLTHILSYLPTKHSVKTSVLSTRWKNLWLNVPALDLNCEDFPYREEEEEEEAVLGFLDRLLEFEPGSRLLKFKVKCGNVEDIGGLRDRISTVIHRGPQHLDFESFTEYIDHDDAFLYPFIDYIPLNLYTSRTLVSLKLTFSGLEDPGFVWMPCLKSMILVKVHFHYAADLEKLVSGCPVLEELTLVRNMDPILVGTDEKIMRVRSGSLKRFRVPLWHGKRCRSSVKCTLEIDAPMLEHMTLGEDHYDSVMVKNLTSLFMVDLGIKFAVKFGEFVDPGDLSKRNEIRYFLSGISSVKHMNISEKTVQALELYSNVGLIPKFNYLSRLEAVFPYKLLQFLPAFLECCPNLKHLILEVYYSREMEDAFELTNVPGCFLSTLECVQLKRIHEWEEEEMKVATYFLENAAVLKKLTLSLTNYPRYVSDEEIFEEVNKVAKRSPACQILPDWELCE, from the exons ATGTCTGGGCGCGATAGGCTCAGCGCATTGCCGGAGTCTTTGCTAACTCATATACTCTCGTACCTTCCGACTAAACACTCGGTGAAGACAAGCGTCTTATCGACTAGATGGAAGAATCTGTGGCTGAATGTTCCAGCTCTTGACTTAAACTGTGAAGACTTCCCttatagagaagaagaagaggaagaagaagcggtCCTCGGTTTCCTTGACAGGCTTCTCGAGTTTGAACCTGGTTCACGCCTGCTAAAATTTAAGGTGAAGTGCGGCAACGTGGAGGACATAGGCGGGCTCAGGGATCGGATCAGCACAGTGATTCACCGCGGACCTCAACATCTAGACTTCGAGAGCTTTACCGAGTACATAGATCACGACGACGCATTTTTATATCCTTTTATCGACTACATACCTCTGAATCTCTACACGAGCAGGACTTTGGTTTCCTTGAAGCTCACGTTTTCTGGTCTCGAGGATCCTGGTTTCGTTTGGATGCCTTGTCTCAAGTCCATGATACTTGTGAAAGTTCACTTTCATTACGCTGCGGATCTGGAGAAGCTCGTGTCAGGGTGTCCTGTTCTTGAGGAACTTACATTGGTAAGGAATATGGATCCTATTCTTGTGGGTACGGATGAAAAGATTATGCGTGTGAGGTCTGGGAGCTTGAAGAGGTTTCGTGTTCCGCTCTGGCACGGTAAGCGTTGCAGGTCGTCTGTGAAATGCACGCTTGAGATCGATGCTCCAATGCTAGAGCATATGACTCTCGGAGAAGATCATTATGATAGCGTCATGGTAAAGAACCTGACTTCTTTGTTCATGGTTGATCTTGGTATCAAGTTCGCTGTCAAGTTTGGCGAGTTCGTTGATCCGGGGGACTTATCAAAGAGAAATGAAATCCGTTACTTTCTCTCTGGGATATCGAGTGTAAAGCACATGAACATCTCTGAGAAAACAGTCCAG GCCCTTGAGCTTTACTCCAACGTAGGGCTGATTCCCAAATTCAATTACTTGTCACGTTTAGAAGCCGTGTTCCCTTACAAGTTACTGCAGTTTTTGCCAGCCTTTCTTGAGTGTTGCCCAAATCTGAAACACCTAATCttg GAGGTTTATTATTCAAGGGAGATGGAGGATGCATTTGAACTCACAAATGTGCCTGGGTGCTTCTTATCGACTCTCGAGTGTGTTCAGCTTAAAAGAATCCATGAGTGGgaggaagaggagatgaaaGTAGCCACCTACTTTCTTGAGAACGCTGCTGTCCTGAAGAAACTCACTCTCAGTCTCACGAACTATCCTCGTTATGTCTCGGATGAAGAAATCTTCGAGGAGGTTAATAAAGTTGCAAAACGTTCTCCAGCATGCCAAATTCTTCCTGATTGGGAGTTATGTGAATGA
- the LOC106380988 gene encoding nuclear transport factor 2 isoform X2 encodes MALESNAPLADPHIVGNAFVKKYYTHLYESPSQVHRFYLEDSVLGRPGSDGEMAINEQIMSFDYENSKIQILTADSQASYMSGVVTLVTGLLTVNDGERMRFSQSFFLVPQKGSYFVLNDVFRYVSDELFVEPEANKKEVEEEVTPQAVQTTTDTIISITMSNGHPITEEEKVVNDIICNGVDAPKKSFAVIVQSPAKVGAAFNVKASTAKPKPVKKLSAALESKAPAPVSQIDNQSAEGGSIFVANLPMDATPEQLNETFKGFGAIKNDAIQVRSYRLKRNCFGFVTFESAEAVKLVLQAHKESAIRIGNRRVSIEEKRGNNENGRSSTRNGGYRSENGYRNDGFRPRGNGFNGGGRGHGGNGYERRGESRNAEANNNGDGSRAYQNGLVKSSRARG; translated from the exons ATGGCACTCGAATCAAATGCTCCATTGGCGGATCCACACATTGTTGGGAATGCGTTTGTTAAGAAATACTACACCCACTTGTACGAATCACCCTCACAAGTGCATCGGTTCTATCTCGAGGACAGTGTTTTAGGGAGGCCTGGTTCTGATGGAGAGATG GCTATTAATGAGCAGATCATGTCCTTTGATTACGAGAACTCAAAGATTCAGATTTTGACTGCTGACTCCCAAGCTTCTTACATGAGTGGAGTTGTTACTTTGGTCACGGGCTTGCTCACCGTGAATGATGGGGAGAGGATGAGATTTTCTCAGTCTTTCTTCCTCGTGCCGCAGAAAGGAAGCTACTTTGTGCTCAACGATGTGTTTAGGTATGTCTCTGATGAGCTTTTTGTTGAACCAGAAGCTAACAAGAAGGAGGTTGAGGAGGAGGTGACTCCTCAAGCAGTCCAAACAACAACAGACACTATTATCAGCATAACTATGTCAAATGGACATCCCATAACAGAAGAGGAAAAAGTTGTGAACGATATTATCTGCAACGGTGTGGATGCTCCCAAGAAATCATTTGCAGTAATT GTCCAGTCCCCAGCTAAAGTTGGTGCTGCCTTCAATGTCAAAGCTTCTACTGCAAAGCCTAAGCCTGTTAAAAAGCTGAGCGCTGCTCTTGAGTCCAAAGCTCCTGCGCCTGTTTCCCAAATCGACAACCAATCAG CTGAGGGTGGTTCTATATTTGTTGCGAACTTGCCTATGGATGCGACACCCGAGCAGCTCAACGAAACATTCAAAGGGTTTGGTGCCATTAAGAATGATGCTATCCAAGTTAGAAGTTACaga ctgAAGCGAAACTGCTTCGGGTTTGTGACATTCGAGTCTGCTGAAGCTGTGAAACTGGTCCTCCAG GCTCACAAGGAGTCAGCCATTAGAATCGGAAACAGAAGAGTTTCCATAGAAGAGAAACGAG GCAACAACGAGAATGGCAGATCTTCAACGAGAAACGGAGGTTATAGGAGCGAGAACGGTTACAGAAACGACGGGTTCAGGCCTAGGGGCAACGGTTTCAACGGAGGAGGACGAGGCCATGGAGGAAATGGATATGAGAGAAGAGGAGAATCACGCAATGCTGAGGCCAATAATAATGGTGATGGCAGCAGGGCTTATCAGAATGGTTTGGTGAAATCTAGCCGAGCCAGAGGCTAA
- the LOC106377921 gene encoding FBD-associated F-box protein At5g27750: MSGRDRISELPESLLTHILSYLPTKHSVKTSVLSTRWKNLWLNVPALDLNCEDFPYREEEEEEEAVLGFLDRLLEFGPGSRLLKVKVKCGSVEIKGLKDRISTVIHRGPQVLDVESCTKYLDPDIETYYPYVEFMPLNLYTSKTLVSLKLTYSGVEDPPGFVCMPCLKSMTLVQVHFRDDSSLERLVSGCPLLEELTLIRDIHSCFVGEVDRFMSVRSGSLKRFRVPLWYGLSCSSQSSAKCRLEIDAPGLEHMILGEDQFDSIVVQKKLTSLFMVDLNIKFGELFLYGISSVGHMIISEKTLKALELYSRVELIPKFNNLSRLVAVFPGNLLEFLPAFLECFPNLKHLILEVVYFREEEDAFELTNVPQCFLSTLECVALKRIHDWEEEEMRVATYFLENAAVLKKLTLSLTDYPRLISDEEIFEEVNKVTKRSPTCQILPDWELC, translated from the exons ATGTCTGGGCGCGATAGGATCAGCGAATTGCCGGAGTCTTTGCTAACTCATATACTCTCGTACCTTCCGACTAAACACTCGGTGAAGACAAGCGTCTTATCGACTAGATGGAAGAATCTGTGGCTGAATGTTCCAGCTCTTGACTTAAACTGTGAAGACTTCCCttatagagaagaagaagaggaagaagaagcggtCCTCGGTTTTCTTGACAGGCTTCTCGAGTTTGGACCTGGTTCACGCCTGCTAAAAGTTAAGGTGAAGTGCGGCAGCGTGGAGATAAAGGGACTCAAGGATCGGATCAGTACAGTGATTCACCGTGGACCTCAAGTTCTAGACGTTGAGAGCTGTACTAAGTATTTAGACCCTGACATCGAAACCTACTATCCTTATGTCGAATTCATGCCTCTGAATCTGTACACGAGCAAGACACTGGTTTCCTTGAAGCTCACGTATTCGGGCGTTGAGGATCCTCCAGGTTTCGTTTGTATGCCTTGTCTCAAGTCCATGACTCTTGTACAAGTTCACTTTCGAGATGACTCGAGTCTGGAGAGACTCGTCTCAGGGTGTCCTCTTCTTGAAGAGCTGACCTTGATTAGGGATATCCATTCTTGTTTTGTGGGTGAGGTTGATAGATTTATGAGTGTGAGGTCAGGGAGCTTGAAGAGGTTTCGTGTTCCGCTCTGGTACGGATTGTCTTGCAGTTCGCAGTCGTCTGCGAAATGCAGACTTGAGATCGATGCTCCAGGGCTAGAGCATATGATTCTCGGAGAAGATCAATTTGATAGCATCGTGGTACAGAAGAAACTGACTTCTTTGTTCATGGTTGACCTTAACATCAAGTTTGGCGAGTTATTTCTCTATGGGATATCGAGTGTAGGACACATGATCATCTCTGAGAAAACACTCAAG GCCCTTGAGCTTTACTCGAGAGTAGAGTTGATTCCTAAATTCAATAACTTATCACGTTTAGTAGCCGTGTTCCCTGGCAATTTACTAGAGTTTCTGCCAGCCTTTCTTGAGTGTTTCCCCAATCTGAAACACCTAATCTTG GAGGTTGTTTATTTCAGGGAGGAGGAGGATGCATTCGAACTTACAAATGTCCCCCAGTGCTTCTTATCAACTCTGGAGTGTGTTGCGCTAAAAAGGATTCATGACTGGGAGGAAGAGGAGATGAGAGTAGCCACTTACTTTCTTGAGAACGCTGCAGTCCTGAAGAAACTCACTCTCAGTCTCACTGATTATCCTCGACTTATCTCTGATGAAGAAATCTTCGAGGAGGTTAATAAAGTTACAAAACGTTCTCCAACATGTCAAATTCTTCCTGATTGGGAGTTATGTTGA
- the LOC106380985 gene encoding protein root UVB sensitive 3, with protein MGGEGEGEEEHSVCGSITLEEWNGSSSTKLFRTASITASSSLSIQRSANRINHVWRRVLQAFVPEGFPDSVTPDYVGFQLWDTLQGLSTYIKMMLSTQALLSAIGVGEKSATVIGATFQWFLRDFTGMLGGILFTFYQGSNLDSNAKMWRLVADLMNDIGMLMDLLSPLFPSAFIIVVCLGSLSRSFTGVASGATRAALTQHFALQENAADISAKEGSQETMATMMGMSLGMLLARFTSGNPLAIWLSFLSLTVFHMYANYRAVRCLVLNSLNFERSSILLAHFMQTGQVLSPELVSSMEGVLPMWATYSKSTDSNALHKRVHVGVRVSSLPRPDIMQLLNGAGASSHKNAKYLLAHREGNVSVILHKDSTAGDVLKSYIHAIAMANLMEKSTSFYSEGEAWIDKHYDEFLNKLRSGGWKTERLLCPSITWRANWIPHTSGAKTD; from the exons ATGGGAGgggaaggagaaggagaagaagaacacTCTGTTTGTGGATCGATCACACTCGAAGAATGGAACGGCTCTTCTTCTACTAAGCTATTCAGAACAGCAAGCATCACTGCCTCCTCTTCCCTCTCCATCCAAAG GTCTGCTAATCGAATCAACCATGTATGGAGACGAGTTCTTCAAGCTTTTGTACCCGAG GGCTTCCCTGATAGTGTAACTCCAGATTATGTAGGGTTTCAACTATGGGACACGTTGCAG GGCCTCTCAACGTATATAAAGATGATGCTTTCAACTCAG GCTCTTTTGAGTGCAATTGGGGTTGGTGAGAAATCCGCAACGGTTATAGGTGCTACCTTTCAG TGGTTTCTTAGGGATTTCACTGGGATGCTTGGAGGCATTTTGTTCACTTTTTATCAG GGTTCCAACCTGGATAGTAATGCAAAAATGTGGCGTCTAGTTGCGGACCTTATGAACGATATCG GAATGCTGATGGACCTTCTCTCTCCTCTATTTCCATCTGCCTTTATCATCGTGGTTTGCTTAGGGAGTCTTTCAAGATCATTTA CCGGTGTTGCAAGTGGAGCAACCAGAGCAGCTCTAACTCAGCACTTTGCTCTCCAAGAAAATGCTGCGGATATATCTGCTAAA GAAGGAAGCCAAGAGACTATGGCAACTATGATGGGTATGTCATTGGGAATGTTGCTTGCTCGGTTTACCTCTGGAAACCCTCTAGCTATTTGGTTATCTTTTCTCTCCCTCACTGTGTTTCATATGTATG CAAACTATAGAGCTGTCCGGTGCCTTGTATTGAATTCATTGAACTTCGAGAGGAGTTCGATTCTTCTAGCACATTTCATGCAAACTGGCCAAG TTCTCTCGCCGGAACTGGTTTCTTCAATGGAGGGTGTATTGCCCATGTGGGCCACTTATTCGAAGTCAACTGATTCAAACGCATTGCACAAGAGAGTGCACGTAGGTGTAAGAGTTTCTTCTCTCCCTCGTCCAGATAT AATGCAACTCCTAAATGGTGCTGGAGCGTCTTCTCACAAGAATG CTAAGTACTTATTGGCACATAGAGAGGGAAATGTAAGTGTGATCTTGCACAAAGACTCAACAGCTGGAGATGTGTTGAAGTCGTATATTCACGCCATTGCTATGGCAAATCTCATGGAAAAGAGCACATCTTTTTATTCAGAAGGAGAAGCTTGGATAGATAAACATTATGACGAGTTCCTCAACAAG CTGAGATCAGGAGGTTGGAAAACAGAGCgtcttctttgtccttccaTTACATGGAGAGCAAATTGGATACCTCACACTTCAGGTGCCAAGACCGACTGA
- the LOC106380988 gene encoding nuclear transport factor 2 isoform X1, whose amino-acid sequence MALESNAPLADPHIVGNAFVKKYYTHLYESPSQVHRFYLEDSVLGRPGSDGEMVSVNSLKAINEQIMSFDYENSKIQILTADSQASYMSGVVTLVTGLLTVNDGERMRFSQSFFLVPQKGSYFVLNDVFRYVSDELFVEPEANKKEVEEEVTPQAVQTTTDTIISITMSNGHPITEEEKVVNDIICNGVDAPKKSFAVIVQSPAKVGAAFNVKASTAKPKPVKKLSAALESKAPAPVSQIDNQSAEGGSIFVANLPMDATPEQLNETFKGFGAIKNDAIQVRSYRLKRNCFGFVTFESAEAVKLVLQAHKESAIRIGNRRVSIEEKRGNNENGRSSTRNGGYRSENGYRNDGFRPRGNGFNGGGRGHGGNGYERRGESRNAEANNNGDGSRAYQNGLVKSSRARG is encoded by the exons ATGGCACTCGAATCAAATGCTCCATTGGCGGATCCACACATTGTTGGGAATGCGTTTGTTAAGAAATACTACACCCACTTGTACGAATCACCCTCACAAGTGCATCGGTTCTATCTCGAGGACAGTGTTTTAGGGAGGCCTGGTTCTGATGGAGAGATGGTCTCTGTCAACTCCTTAAAA GCTATTAATGAGCAGATCATGTCCTTTGATTACGAGAACTCAAAGATTCAGATTTTGACTGCTGACTCCCAAGCTTCTTACATGAGTGGAGTTGTTACTTTGGTCACGGGCTTGCTCACCGTGAATGATGGGGAGAGGATGAGATTTTCTCAGTCTTTCTTCCTCGTGCCGCAGAAAGGAAGCTACTTTGTGCTCAACGATGTGTTTAGGTATGTCTCTGATGAGCTTTTTGTTGAACCAGAAGCTAACAAGAAGGAGGTTGAGGAGGAGGTGACTCCTCAAGCAGTCCAAACAACAACAGACACTATTATCAGCATAACTATGTCAAATGGACATCCCATAACAGAAGAGGAAAAAGTTGTGAACGATATTATCTGCAACGGTGTGGATGCTCCCAAGAAATCATTTGCAGTAATT GTCCAGTCCCCAGCTAAAGTTGGTGCTGCCTTCAATGTCAAAGCTTCTACTGCAAAGCCTAAGCCTGTTAAAAAGCTGAGCGCTGCTCTTGAGTCCAAAGCTCCTGCGCCTGTTTCCCAAATCGACAACCAATCAG CTGAGGGTGGTTCTATATTTGTTGCGAACTTGCCTATGGATGCGACACCCGAGCAGCTCAACGAAACATTCAAAGGGTTTGGTGCCATTAAGAATGATGCTATCCAAGTTAGAAGTTACaga ctgAAGCGAAACTGCTTCGGGTTTGTGACATTCGAGTCTGCTGAAGCTGTGAAACTGGTCCTCCAG GCTCACAAGGAGTCAGCCATTAGAATCGGAAACAGAAGAGTTTCCATAGAAGAGAAACGAG GCAACAACGAGAATGGCAGATCTTCAACGAGAAACGGAGGTTATAGGAGCGAGAACGGTTACAGAAACGACGGGTTCAGGCCTAGGGGCAACGGTTTCAACGGAGGAGGACGAGGCCATGGAGGAAATGGATATGAGAGAAGAGGAGAATCACGCAATGCTGAGGCCAATAATAATGGTGATGGCAGCAGGGCTTATCAGAATGGTTTGGTGAAATCTAGCCGAGCCAGAGGCTAA
- the LOC106380987 gene encoding ninja-family protein AFP2, with product MGEEASRQQQRAWNNNRDMTLTTNLSLDINKHPTDPSENGGETSDCEEDETAVELNLGLSLGGRFGVDKTPRKLKRSSSVLGAAPFVAEPENSYAVGLARTTSLPAEIEEGWRKRKEMQSVRRCEKQSFRAGDEQTSSFERHLVSCVDSDGGRVGGGSSSSLSELDNKNHQQGSSNSCGEDMSPKIMRRCSSNNSEIHGTEKGEDDGKGKGRVPTSTGLFDMPCVFTKGDGPNGRRVDGILYKYGKVGEEVRIMCICHGSFLTPAEFVKHGGGGDVDRPLRHIVVNTSPSTF from the exons ATGGGGGAAGAAGCAAGTAGACAACAACAAAGGGCATGGAACAACAACAGAGACATGACGTTAACGACAAACCTTTCTCTGGACATAAATAAACACCCGACAGATCCGTCTGAAAACGGCGGTGAAACATCGGACTGCGAAGAAGACGAGACAGCGGTTGAGCTGAATCTCGGTCTCTCTTTAGGAGGTCGATTCGGAGTAGACAAGACTCCGAGGAAGCTTAAACGATCTTCTTCTGTTTTGGGCGCTGCGCCGTTTGTGGCCGAGCCGGAGAATAGTTACGCGGTGGGTTTAGCGAGAACGACGTCGTTGCCGGCGGAGATAGAGGAGGGGTGGAGGAAAAGGAAAGAGATGCAGTCGGTGAGGAGATGCGAGAAACAGAGTTTCAGAGCTGGAGACGAGCAAACGTCGTCGTTTGAGAGACATTTGGTTTCTTGCGTTGATTCCGATGGTGGAAGAGTAGGAGGAGGTAGCTCTTCTAGCTTGTCCGAGCTTGACAACAAGAATCATCAACAAG GTTCATCAAATAGTTGTGGTGAGGACATGAGTCCAAAGATCATGAGAAGATGTTCATCTAATAACAGCGAAATCCACGGAACGGagaaaggagaggatgatggGAAAGGCAAAGGGAGGGTTCCTACGTCTACAGGTTTGTTTGACATGCCGTGTGTGTTCACTAAAGGAGACGGTCCAAACGGAAGACGTGTCGACGGCATTCTATACAAGTACGGGAAAGTGGGAGAGGAAGTTCGGATCATGTGCATTTGCCATGGCAGTTTCTTGACACCAGCAGAGTTTGTTAAACACGGTGGCGGTGGAGATGTTGATCGTCCCCTTCGGCATATCGTTGTCAACACTTCTCCTTCAACGTTTTGA
- the LOC106380980 gene encoding putative pentatricopeptide repeat-containing protein At1g13800, which translates to MRLFPIPLLSHVRVLVRRAPSSSRMYAVPALAYTNSTISHSEQSKEGNFDVNSLELNEVGVLRVLTTMRDDPYLALSFLKRIEGNGDSLPSVSAYAAVIRIVCSWSLDEKLSSLFVGIIRKGDQGRGFSVVDLLNAVGDAEEDEKLSFLLRSRVSSALVKAYAEVEMFDEAIHLFWGIDQLRWDADADTYLVVVQALYRKGDGEGVEKFHSKLLSSETRKHCGFYMDFIEGLCVNEMSLVGYILLRPLRDANILVDESDLATAYGKVVKGLCNEMKLEEAESALHDMEECGIDPDVSVYSAVVEGHRKNMSFSKALRFVNDKVAQKGERIINPVIASSMLQCWCQMGKFSEALDQVVAFRNLNITLDRFCYNVAFDALIKLGRVDEAVELFREMTCEGIDPDVVNYTTLIGGCCQHGRCGQAIDLIMEMESKGKPPDIVVYNVLAGGLARNAENAYGVLKLMEDRGVKPTSVTHSMVIQGLIVAGKIDEAEALYQSLEEDKPGGNVAGGIVKGYCEAGRLDEAFERFIRLDFPLPKNVYFTLFASLCAAKDIDKAQKLVERMWELGVEPVKSMYGKLIGAWCRVGDVRKAIRFLKVLKGREIVPDLFTYTIMIKTCCRLNKLKQADALFRDMKKRGIRPDVVTYTVLAKNNPEEIDTDMKTCGVKPDVFYYTTAINTYYRLNNEKRARAAIQEMKRGGIVPDVATYTALINSYYRLNNRKKAYDLFLEMKRRRICPDVVTYTVLLNHDPKLDVKREMRDLRIKRDVHYYTVLIHHKCKTGEVEEAERIFREMKESGVEPDVVSYRAIIAGCLRNGYVRDAKRFFQEMREKGIEPPPAEASKNVVLLHTKSNTERRVSRTKIQEALY; encoded by the coding sequence ATGCGGTTGTTTCCGATTCCACTACTCTCACACGTGAGAGTACTGGTCCGAAGAGCACCCTCTTCTTCGCGCATGTACGCGGTTCCCGCACTCGCCTATACGAACTCCACAATCTCACACTCGGAGCAATCGAAAGAAGGTAACTTTGATGTTAACTCACTGGAGCTAAACGAAGTCGGGGTATTGCGAGTGTTAACCACTATGAGAGACGATCCTTATCTAGCTCTCTCGTTTCTGAAACGAATCGAAGGAAATGGGGATTCTTTGCCTAGTGTTAGTGCTTACGCAGCTGTGATTAGAATCGTTTGCAGTTGGAGTTTGGATGAGAAGCTGAGTAGTTTGTTTGTTGGGATTATTAGAAAAGGAGACCAAGGGCGTGGGTTTAGTGTTGTTGATTTGTTGAACGCCGTTGGTGATGCCGAAGAGGATGAGAAGTTGTCCTTTTTGTTGCGGAGCAGAGTCTCTAGCGCGTTGGTTAAGGCCTATGCTGAGGTTGAAATGTTTGACGAAGCTATACATCTTTTCTGGGGGATAGACCAGTTAAGGTGGGATGCGGATGCTGATACTTATCTTGTTGTGGTTCAAGCATTGTATAGGAAGGGTGATGGCGAAGGAGTGGAGAAGTTTCATAGCAAGTTGTTGAGCTCAGAGACGAGGAAACATTGTGGATTTTATATGGATTTCATCGAAGGGCTCTGCGTGAATGAGATGTCGCTTGTGGGTTATATTCTACTCAGACCGCTGAGGGATGCGAACATCCTGGTGGATGAGAGTGATCTCGCAACCGCGTATGGTAAAGTTGTTAAAGGTTTATGTAATGAGATGAAGTTAGAGGAAGCTGAAAGCGCTCTTCACGACATGGAGGAATGTGGGATCGATCCGGATGTGTCTGTTTACTCAGCAGTAGTCGAAGGGCATCGCAAGAACATGAGTTTCTCCAAAGCTCTGCGTTTCGTTAACGATAAAGTGGCCCAGAAAGGGGAAAGGATCATAAACCCTGTGATTGCGAGCTCCATGCTTCAGTGCTGGTGTCAGATGGGGAAGTTCTCTGAAGCTTTAGATCAGGTTGTAGCCTTTAGAAACCTGAACATTACACTTGATAGGTTCTGCTACAACGTCGCCTTTGATGCTTTGATAAAGCTCGGCAGAGTAGATGAAGCTGTTGAGCTGTTCCGGGAAATGACGTGTGAAGGGATAGATCCTGATGTTGTCAACTACACGACTTTGATAGGTGGGTGCTGTCAGCATGGTAGATGTGGGCAAGCCATTGACTTGATTATGGAGATGGAAAGCAAAGGTAAGCCGCCTGATATCGTTGTGTACAACGTGCTCGCCGGTGGATTGGCTAGGAATGCAGAGAATGCCTATGGTGTTCTGAAACTAATGGAAGATAGAGGTGTGAAGCCCACTTCCGTTACACACAGCATGGTCATCCAAGGCCTGATTGTTGCAGGTAAAATAGACGAGGCTGAAGCTTTGTATCAGAGTTTGGAGGAAGATAAACCTGGGGGAAATGTGGCAGGAGGTATTGTTAAAGGTTACTGTGAAGCTGGCCGTCTTGATGAGGCCTTTGAACGGTTCATTAGACTTGACTTCCCTCTCCCCAAGAATGTTTATTTCACACTATTCGCTAGTCTTTGCGCTGCCAAGGATATAGACAAAGCTCAGAAGTTAGTGGAGAGAATGTGGGAGCTTGGAGTTGAGCCTGTGAAGAGCATGTACGGAAAGCTAATCGGTGCTTGGTGTCGAGTTGGCGATGTGAGGAAAGCCATACGGTTTCTTAAAGTTTTAAAAGGTAGAGAGATAGTCCCTGATCTGTTCACTTACACAATCATGATCAAAACCTGTTGCCGGCTAAACAAGCTGAAGCAGGCCGATGCTCTTTTCAGAGACATGAAGAAGAGAGGAATCAGACCTGATGTGGTAACATACACAGTTCTGGCCAAGAACAATCCGGAAGAAATCGATACAGACATGAAAACGTGCGGTGTTAAACCAGACGTTTTCTACTACACGACCGCGATCAACACCTACTACCGTCTAAACAACGAGAAGAGAGCCCGTGCCGCCATCCAAGAAATGAAGAGGGGAGGAATCGTGCCTGACGTTGCAACGTACACTGCCTTGATCAACAGCTATTACCGGCTAAACAACCGGAAGAAAGCATATGATCTTTTTCTAGAAATGAAGAGGAGAAGAATCTGTCCTGATGTGGTAACGTACACGGTTTTACTCAATCACGACCCTAAGTTGGATGTGAAGAGGGAAATGAGAGACCTCCGAATTAAACGAGACGTTCACTACTACACGGTTTTGATTCATCACAAGTGCAAGACTGGGGAAGTAGAAGAGGCGGAAAGGATCTTCCGAGAAATGAAAGAAAGTGGAGTGGAGCCTGATGTTGTGTCTTACAGAGCGATAATAGCTGGTTGTCTTAGGAATGGATATGTACGTGATGCGAAGAGATTTTTCCAAGAGATGCGGGAAAAGGGGATTGAGCCACCACCAGCTGAAGCTTCAAAGAATGTAGTACTACTGCATACTAAATCTAACACCGAGAGACGTGTATCTCGGACAAAGATCCAAGAAGCCTTATATTGA